A single genomic interval of Anthonomus grandis grandis chromosome 17, icAntGran1.3, whole genome shotgun sequence harbors:
- the LOC126746415 gene encoding origin recognition complex subunit 5 codes for MDDPLSTLKHSYPGRETEIEQLWQLFGTPAEPFPHSVYICGGASSGKSSIVNSLLETLKVRHATINLIECYTSKILFESILNKLMDHRIDPKSGAPYAKCDNLMEFISCLKNVEINLSNSVIVVDKAEELRGMEANLLPAFLTLPELTEIPISVIFLSEIVFEKYYYRLNVVEPIKIHFPQYTKDSLLDILARDFDHVRQLMTENFGDSLTFDREFYRKYLNVFLSVFYRACRDLRELRYMSRKNFLVYCEPIVKEELTVNDYMALWRRISPTFTASAEVLYLRLCDGNLTKKNNPAQDLELPFYGKYLLISAYLASYNSLKDDKRLFMKFHGKKRKTQQDVKKKSKVSEQLNTQMGPNAFTLDRLLAIFYSILEDKVGFNNHLLVQVSSLVELQLLTLVSDPSTLDGRKYKCNVNFETIQSISRMVGFNIRKYLSDFSHI; via the coding sequence ATGGATGACCCCCTATCCACCCTAAAACACTCATACCCAGGACGAGAAACCGAAATCGAGCAACTTTGGCAACTATTTGGTACCCCAGCAGAACCATTTCCTCATTCAGTTTACATATGCGGTGGTGCCAGCTCCGGAAAATCCTCAATAGTCAACTCCCTTTTAGAGACTTTAAAAGTTCGCCATGCCACCATAAACCTTATAGAGTGCTACACGTCCAAGATACTCTTTGAGAGCATCTTAAATAAACTGATGGACCACAGGATCGACCCGAAATCCGGGGCACCGTACGCAAAATGCGACAATTTAATGGAGTTTATCTCGTGCCTAAAAAACGTCGAGATAAACCTGAGCAATTCGGTTATAGTGGTCGATAAGGCGGAGGAGTTGAGGGGCATGGAGGCGAATCTACTGCCGGCCTTCCTCACTTTACCAGAGTTAACGGAAATACCGATTTCCGTGATTTTCTTATCGGAAATTGTGTTTGAAAAGTATTACTATCGGCTCAACGTAGTGGAGCCAATTAAGATCCACTTTCCCCAGTACACGAAGGACTCACTGCTGGATATTTTAGCGAGGGACTTCGATCACGTGCGTCAGCTAATGACTGAAAACTTCGGTGATTCCCTGACGTTCGATCGGGAGTTTTACCGGAAATATTTAAACGTTTTCTTATCGGTTTTTTATCGCGCCTGTCGTGATTTACGCGAACTCCGCTACATGAGCCGTAAAAACTTTCTGGTTTACTGCGAGCCGATCGTCAAAGAGGAGTTGACCGTAAACGATTATATGGCCCTATGGAGGCGCATCTCGCCAACTTTCACCGCTTCCGCGGAAGTTTTATACTTACGACTCTGCGACGGTAATTTGACGAAGAAAAACAATCCGGCACAGGACTTGGAGTTGCCGTTTTACGGGAAATATTTACTGATCTCGGCCTATTTGGCCAGCTATAACTCCCTGAAGGACGACAAGAGGCTATTTATGAAGTTCCACGGTAAAAAGAGGAAAACTCAGCAAGATGTTAAGAAGAAAAGCAAAGTTTCTGAGCAGCTGAATACTCAGATGGGCCCGAACGCTTTTACTCTAGATCGACTTTTGGCTATTTTCTATTCCATTTTGGAGGATAAAGTGGGGTTCAACAACCATCTGTTGGTCCAGGTTTCCAGTTTGGTCGAGTTGCAACTGTTAACCCTTGTATCCGATCCGAGTACCTTGGATGGCCGCAAGTATAAGTGCAACGTGAACTTTGAAACTATCCAAAGCATTTCCAGAATGGTCGGGtttaatattaggaagtatttaagtgattttagtcatatttag